One stretch of Chryseobacterium sp. LJ668 DNA includes these proteins:
- a CDS encoding DUF6122 family protein: MNPSDIILLKSFIHYFLHLVFPAAFAYVFYRENWKKVYLILLATMFVDVDHLIADPIFNPNRMSVGFHFLHSYYAIAVYFLLLFFKGNLRIIGIGLLFHMLTDFQDFELWNH; the protein is encoded by the coding sequence ATGAATCCGTCTGATATTATTCTATTAAAATCGTTTATTCATTATTTTTTGCATCTGGTTTTCCCAGCGGCTTTTGCTTATGTGTTTTACAGAGAAAACTGGAAGAAAGTATATCTAATTCTTTTGGCTACAATGTTTGTGGATGTCGACCATCTGATTGCAGATCCTATTTTTAATCCCAACAGAATGAGTGTGGGTTTCCATTTCCTGCATTCTTATTATGCGATAGCGGTGTATTTTTTGCTCTTATTTTTTAAAGGTAATCTTAGAATCATTGGGATTGGCCTGCTCTTTCATATGCTCACTGATTTTCAGGATTTCGAGCTCTGGAATCATTAA
- a CDS encoding calcium:proton antiporter, translated as MKLREFLNYTYIFPIVAVIYYFSGLMGTTTVVFDVIAGVLLTGSVLSAVHHAEVVAHKVGEPYGTIILALCITIIEVALIVSLMVAGGEQAITLARDTVFAAVMIILNGIIGICILVGGVKYFEQYFARTSATTYLVSIVSILVITLVLPNFTSSVNGPFYNNAQLIFVSIACLVIYGVFLMVQTVRHRSYFVPAEGNAEEHFIPNKIQALISFFFLVICLVIVVFMAKGLSGTIEDMVQSMGAPKSLVGVIIAAVILLPEGLAAIRAARNNQIQSSLNLALGSALASIGLSIPAISIVSIIYDIPLVLGLDKKDIILLSLSVFIVMLSLSRGKTNVLYGTVLLVNLAAYIFTVIVP; from the coding sequence ATGAAGCTTAGAGAATTTTTAAATTATACATATATCTTCCCGATTGTTGCGGTAATTTATTACTTCAGTGGCTTGATGGGAACTACTACAGTTGTCTTTGATGTTATTGCCGGCGTTTTGTTGACAGGAAGTGTATTGTCTGCCGTACATCACGCAGAAGTAGTCGCACATAAAGTGGGCGAACCTTACGGAACGATTATATTAGCGCTTTGCATTACAATCATTGAAGTTGCATTGATTGTTTCACTGATGGTTGCAGGCGGTGAGCAGGCAATTACTCTAGCACGAGATACGGTATTTGCTGCTGTAATGATTATTCTCAACGGGATTATTGGTATCTGTATTCTGGTTGGCGGTGTAAAATATTTTGAGCAGTATTTTGCACGTACATCCGCAACGACTTATCTGGTAAGTATCGTTTCTATTCTGGTGATTACTTTAGTGCTTCCCAATTTTACATCAAGCGTCAACGGACCGTTTTATAACAATGCCCAACTGATATTTGTCTCAATTGCCTGTCTCGTGATTTACGGGGTTTTTCTGATGGTGCAGACCGTAAGACACAGAAGTTACTTTGTACCTGCAGAAGGTAACGCAGAAGAACATTTTATCCCAAACAAAATACAGGCACTTATAAGCTTTTTCTTTTTAGTTATATGTCTTGTCATTGTTGTTTTCATGGCTAAAGGTCTATCGGGGACGATTGAAGATATGGTACAAAGTATGGGTGCGCCAAAATCTTTGGTAGGCGTGATTATTGCAGCCGTTATACTGCTTCCGGAGGGTCTTGCAGCAATTCGTGCTGCGAGGAATAATCAGATTCAGTCGAGCTTAAATCTGGCTTTGGGATCGGCGTTGGCAAGCATTGGGCTAAGTATTCCCGCAATTTCTATTGTAAGTATTATATATGATATTCCCCTGGTGTTGGGTTTAGATAAAAAAGATATTATTCTTCTTTCGCTTTCGGTTTTTATTGTGATGTTATCCTTAAGCAGAGGAAAAACGAATGTTTTGTACGGAACTGTTCTTCTCGTGAATTTGGCGGCTTATATTTTTACCGTAATTGTACCTTAA